A genomic region of Gymnogyps californianus isolate 813 chromosome 12, ASM1813914v2, whole genome shotgun sequence contains the following coding sequences:
- the NRN1L gene encoding neuritin-like protein, with protein MGCGCWRLLGVVCPLLLHLAASQEPVSMAGKCDTIYKGFAGCLISLGDSMAQSVRRQREEGGEEEQELDTICKSWDDFHACASEVLSSCPEEAAAIWESLRQESRKIQFQGNLQELCSARGRLASARGSPAAETNQATLRGSANPPRPRLLALLALPLLVPRL; from the exons ATGGGCTGCGGCTGCTGGCGGCTGCTGGGCGTCGTGTGCCCGCTGCTCCTACACCTCG CCGCGAGCCAGGAGCCCGTCAGCATGGCGGGGAAGTGCGACACCATCTACAAGGGCTTCGCCGGCTGCCTCATCAGCCTGGGGGACAGCATGGCCCAGAGCGTCCGGCGGCAGCGGGAGGAGGGCGgcgaggaggagcaggagctggacaCCATCTGCAA GTCCTGGGACGACTTCCACGCCTGCGCCAGCGAGGTGCTGTCGAGCTGCCCCGAGGAAGCGGCCGCCATCTGGGAGTCGCTGCGCCAGGAGTCCCGCAAGATCCAGTTCCAGGGGAACCTGCAGGAGCTGTGCAGCGCCCGGGGACGTCTGGCCAGCGCCCGCGGCTCGCCGGCCGCCGAGACCAACCAGGCCACGCTGCGGGGCTCAGCTAAccccccgcgcccccgtctCCTGGCGCTGCTGGCCCTGCCGCTGCTGGTGCCCCGGCTCTag